In Gemmatimonadota bacterium, the sequence TGCTGCAGCCGCGGCTCGATCTGGAAGGTGGCCCCGTAGCTCGCCACCACCGACTGGTCCACCACCGCCGAGCGGCTCCGGGGCGGCTCCGTGCTCGCCACCAGCGAGCGGCGCCAGAACAGCTCCTCCCGCGGGCCCGAGAGCGGGTGGTCGAGCCACCCCTCGTGCGACAGCACGTCCACGAAGCCCAGGTCCATCCGGTCCACCGACACCGCGCGGGCCAGCGCCCGCAGCTCCGAGAGCCCCCGCACCTTCCGGAAGCGCTTGCTGGTGTGCGGCACCTCCTCGAGCAGGGCGATGGGCAGCCCGCCCGCCGTGGAGAGGTGCCGCCGCCGCTCACTCGGCACCCGCACGAAGTAGTCCGGCTGCGACTGCGGGTTCACCCCGCGCAGCTTGAGCAGCTGGTCCAGGTCCTTGAAGGTGATCGCCGCGTCCAGCTCCGGACGCCCCGCCGGCGGACACACCGCCGCGAAGACGATCTCCAGCCGCTCCCCCAGCTGCGCCCGCAGGTACCGCGCTTCGGCCACCGCCGGGATGGTCACCGGGGCCAGGTACGGCACCAGCTCCGGGAACTCCCGCCGGATGGTGTCGACCACCACCGGGTCGGTGGAGCGGATCAGCGTGCCCCAGCTCGAGTCCTGCCACAGCTTGAGATACTCCTGCGCCACCAGCTCATCGCCGACCACGCCGCGGTTCACCATCCGGAACCCGGCCGCGTAGCAGGCGTTCACCACCTGCTCCGGCGTGGCGGGATAGAAGTGCGCCGCCGCCTCGGGGGAGAGGATCAGCACCCCGCCGCCCCGCGCCGCCACCGCCATCGCCCGCCCCAGCTCCCCGGTGACTTCGATCGCGTCGTGCGGGCAGGCCGGCACGCAGAGGCCGCAGCGAATGCACGAGCCTTCCTCGATACGAACGAGGGGCTCCTGCACCTCGACGGCTCCTGTCGGGCAGACACGGACACACGCCAGGCATGCGACGCATGCACCTGGATCGATCGAAAAGATCACTGGAGAAGACCCTGGGTCGTTGGGGGTACTGGGTCTCGCTGCCAATATGTGACCCGGCTCCGGGCGTGTCAAGGATGCCTAGACCGGGAAATACAACGCTTGTCACGACTTAGGTGGTCTCACCTAGTCTAGTTTGTAAGCTCTGATCTTGCGGTAGAGGGTCCGCTCCCCGATGCCCAGGACCTCGGCCGCCTTGCGGCGGTTGCCCCGGTGCTGGATGAGGGCCGCGGCGATGGCCTCCTTTTCCACCTCGGCCATGGTCATCCCCGGCCGGTACACCACGGATCCACGCTCCTCCGGCTCATTGGCTGGCAAAACGTCGGCCACCGGCTGGCTCTCCCCGAGCTCGATGACCTGCACCCGCTGGGGGCGGTCGTCGAGGCGGCGCCGGAGCTCCTCCAGCTGGAACCGTAAGTCCATGATATTCCTGAGGATGAACTCCAGTTCCTGGCCTCCGGCGCCCCCCTGCCCGAGCCCCGACATCCCCACCCGGACGGGGAGAAACCTGTCGGCCCCCTCCAACACATCTGCGGGAATGTCCGAGGCTCGGACCTCCCGTCCCGGAGCGAGAACCACCATCGACTCGATGAGGTTACGTAACTGCCGCACATTGCCCGGCCAGGGTGCCTCGACCAGCCGCTGCATCGCCTCCTGGGTCATCCCCCGGAAGGGCCGGTCGTGAGTCTGGGAGAGTTCCCGAACGAAACGTCGCACCAGGAGGGGGATGTCCCCGCGGCGCTCCCGGAGCGGCGGCAGGTAGAGGGTCAGGACGTTGAGCCGGTAGTAGAGGTCGTCCCGGAACTCGCCCAGGCCCACCGAGTCCCGGAGGCTCCGGTTGGTGGCGGCCACCACCCGCACGTCGACCTTGATCGGCGCCACGCCGCCCAGCCGGAAGAAGGTCCGGGTCTCGAGCACCCGCAGCAGCTTCACCTGCACGCTGGCGGGGATCTCGCCGATCTCGTCGAGGAAGATGGTCCCGGTGTCGGCCAGCT encodes:
- a CDS encoding sigma-54-dependent Fis family transcriptional regulator; its protein translation is MASQILLTMDDLETAVRVNAALEAAGHATAMVSSLDDARQVLRRVAPELVVLTGAVYEAMARQLAALARDAEISTLALLEATDQHATDRDTRAVDVTEIAVKPVNPAEVVHLAERLIARRALQQRTGIIGESAPIQELLVKVEQMAPVSSTVLVQGESGTGKELVAKAIHDLSPRRGRPFIAVNCAALPETLLESELFGHEKGAFTGAAERRLGRFELADTGTIFLDEIGEIPASVQVKLLRVLETRTFFRLGGVAPIKVDVRVVAATNRSLRDSVGLGEFRDDLYYRLNVLTLYLPPLRERRGDIPLLVRRFVRELSQTHDRPFRGMTQEAMQRLVEAPWPGNVRQLRNLIESMVVLAPGREVRASDIPADVLEGADRFLPVRVGMSGLGQGGAGGQELEFILRNIMDLRFQLEELRRRLDDRPQRVQVIELGESQPVADVLPANEPEERGSVVYRPGMTMAEVEKEAIAAALIQHRGNRRKAAEVLGIGERTLYRKIRAYKLD
- a CDS encoding diguanylate cyclase translates to MIFSIDPGACVACLACVRVCPTGAVEVQEPLVRIEEGSCIRCGLCVPACPHDAIEVTGELGRAMAVAARGGGVLILSPEAAAHFYPATPEQVVNACYAAGFRMVNRGVVGDELVAQEYLKLWQDSSWGTLIRSTDPVVVDTIRREFPELVPYLAPVTIPAVAEARYLRAQLGERLEIVFAAVCPPAGRPELDAAITFKDLDQLLKLRGVNPQSQPDYFVRVPSERRRHLSTAGGLPIALLEEVPHTSKRFRKVRGLSELRALARAVSVDRMDLGFVDVLSHEGWLDHPLSGPREELFWRRSLVASTEPPRSRSAVVDQSVVASYGATFQIEPRLQQADPTRVEELLEAIGPGPNGKAWDCRACGFASCELFAHAAAMGRASLRQCPPHQARRVEEAERDSAVDALTGLSAYRVLHDRLTYEIERSKRSLEGFALLFIDLDYFKQVNDQFGHEAGNQVLKAVAAEIRHAIRASDLAARYGGDEFVVILTRTDLEGANRVAEAIRAGIEGVGRRLGYPVGHVTASIGVAEYDVGRPHEGDLLVQADRALYQAKSLGRNAVA